A single Lactuca sativa cultivar Salinas chromosome 8, Lsat_Salinas_v11, whole genome shotgun sequence DNA region contains:
- the LOC111917549 gene encoding uncharacterized protein LOC111917549, with protein sequence MNKLELLNPETHKYLMDKDPKTWSRAYYQPGRCYDSVENDMCKSFNVVIVDAINKPIITMLEELRLYMMERLYNIKVRGQQWGNQICPEIRERINELKKHMRHFEVLASGLNQFQVRGTTEAFEVDLDRRTCSCRLWKLNGYGCVHSTTCISYLNRDVEAYVDVMFSTITYMKSYKYRIVVMNGNDMWPQTNYIPPLPLISRRIPGRPVTKRKKGALEKLTSHKVSKVGKKIKCSICKEPGHNKATCPTKGPNDVNTRKKKIDG encoded by the coding sequence ATGAATAAATTGGAACTTTTAAACCCAGAGACACATAAGTACCTGATGGACAAGGATCCAAAAACTTGGTCAAGGGCATACTACCAACCAGGTAGATGTTATGACTCAGTTGAGAATGACATGTGTAAGAGCTTTAATGTTGTAATTGTAGATGCAATAAATAAGCCAATTATAACAATGTTAGAAGAATTGAGATTGTACATGATGGAAAGATTGTACAATATAAAGGTGAGAGGACAACAATGGGGTAATCAGATTTGTCCAGAAATAAGGGAAAGGATAAATGAGCTTAAAAAGCACATGAGACATTTTGAGGTGTTAGCAAGTGGCTTAAACCAGTTTCAAGTAAGGGGAACAACTGAGGCATTTGAGGTTGACCTTGATAGAAGGACATGTTCTTGTAGGTTATGGAAATTGAATGGGTACGGATGTGTGCATTCTACAACATGTATCTCATACCTAAATAGGGATGTGGAAGCATATGTGGATGTGATGTTTAGTACCATCACATACATGAAAAGTTACAAATATAGAATAGTAGTCATGAATGGGAATGACATGTGGCCACAAACAAATTATATCCCACCTTTGCCACTTATTAGCAGAAGAATTCCTGGCAGGCCAGTGACTAAAAGGAAGAAGGGTGCTCTTGAAAAACTTACTAGCCATAAGGTATCTAAGGTTGGAAAAAAAATCAAGTGTAGCATCTGCAAGGAGCCTGGTCATAACAAGGCCACTTGCCCTACAAAAGGACCTAATGATGTTAACACAAGGAAGAAAAAAATAGACGGTTAG